A window of the Chitinispirillales bacterium ANBcel5 genome harbors these coding sequences:
- a CDS encoding (S)-benzoin forming benzil reductase, protein MKTNYYIITGISSGIGAALGKEVLKNNGVLFGISRRNNPELIAFNSKRYNFFEFNLKEVNKIESLIHSIKESISPEKCSSIVLINNAGIVEPIGPVWENESGMLKDNLTINLVAPAMLSTCFFKSFNLWQCRKMIVNISSGAGSHPYQGWAGYCTSKSGINMFTKCVALEQNDQPYPTVVCAVSPGVVDTPMQKQVRSTDAIKFPRKSRFVELKKHNLLSKPEDVARKITQIIEGGKIQNGAIIDLREM, encoded by the coding sequence ATGAAAACCAACTATTATATAATAACCGGTATTTCAAGCGGAATAGGTGCCGCACTGGGTAAAGAAGTATTGAAAAACAACGGTGTGCTTTTTGGTATTTCAAGGCGAAATAACCCCGAGCTTATTGCTTTTAATTCAAAACGGTACAACTTTTTTGAGTTTAATCTAAAAGAGGTAAATAAGATTGAATCACTCATCCACTCAATCAAGGAATCGATATCACCAGAAAAATGTAGTTCGATTGTACTGATAAATAATGCCGGGATTGTTGAACCAATAGGACCGGTTTGGGAAAATGAGTCCGGTATGCTAAAAGATAATCTCACTATTAACCTGGTTGCTCCTGCCATGCTCTCAACCTGTTTTTTTAAAAGTTTCAATTTATGGCAGTGCCGTAAAATGATTGTGAATATCTCCTCAGGGGCCGGGTCTCATCCCTACCAGGGGTGGGCCGGTTACTGCACCAGTAAATCTGGTATCAATATGTTTACTAAATGCGTTGCCCTTGAACAAAACGATCAGCCCTACCCTACTGTTGTATGTGCCGTTTCACCCGGAGTAGTGGATACCCCAATGCAGAAGCAGGTACGATCAACTGATGCAATCAAGTTCCCCAGAAAATCACGATTTGTAGAGTTGAAAAAACATAACCTTCTGAGTAAACCAGAGGATGTAGCAAGAAAAATAACTCAAATAATTGAAGGGGGAAAAATACAAAACGGGGCTATCATAGATTTGAGGGAGATGTGA